Proteins encoded in a region of the Frondihabitans sp. 762G35 genome:
- a CDS encoding ABC transporter substrate-binding protein, which translates to MMFTAKKGRLAAIGVVAIGAVVALAGCTSGDPLQSGSTSSASAGTIVIGSQQYYSNEIIAEAYAQALENGGFKVDRQYQIGQREVYLPELESGKIDVIPEYSGNLLQYYDKSTTAKSETDIEKALGTALPKNLRVLKAASATDQDSYNVTQAFSDQYKVTSLDELGYVNGALTVGGNTEFQTRPYGPNGLKSAYGVDVSFKAIQDSGGPLTVKALLDNQVQLADIYSADPSIKKNGLVTLKDPKNLILPQNVIPLVDKKVDSKAESIIDAVNAKLTSDELISMNSKSVNDKQSSKVIAKAFLTDAGLLK; encoded by the coding sequence ATGATGTTCACAGCGAAGAAGGGCCGACTGGCCGCCATCGGCGTGGTCGCGATCGGGGCTGTCGTGGCCCTGGCAGGGTGCACGTCCGGCGACCCGCTGCAGTCGGGCTCCACGAGTTCCGCCAGCGCCGGGACGATCGTCATCGGCTCGCAGCAGTACTACTCCAACGAGATCATCGCCGAGGCGTACGCGCAGGCGCTGGAGAACGGCGGCTTCAAGGTCGATCGCCAGTACCAGATCGGCCAGCGGGAGGTCTACCTGCCGGAGCTCGAGTCCGGCAAGATCGACGTGATCCCGGAGTACAGCGGAAACCTCCTCCAGTACTACGACAAGTCGACCACCGCGAAGAGCGAGACCGACATCGAGAAGGCTCTCGGCACGGCCCTGCCGAAGAACCTCCGGGTCCTCAAGGCCGCCAGCGCGACCGACCAGGACAGCTACAACGTGACGCAGGCGTTCTCGGACCAGTACAAGGTCACCAGCCTCGACGAGCTCGGCTACGTCAACGGCGCGCTCACGGTCGGCGGCAACACCGAGTTCCAGACGCGCCCCTACGGCCCCAACGGCCTGAAGAGCGCGTACGGCGTCGACGTGTCGTTCAAGGCGATCCAGGACTCCGGCGGACCCCTGACGGTCAAGGCCCTGCTCGACAACCAGGTCCAGCTCGCCGACATCTACTCGGCCGACCCGAGCATCAAGAAGAACGGTCTGGTCACGCTCAAGGACCCGAAGAACCTGATCCTGCCCCAGAACGTGATCCCGCTCGTCGACAAGAAGGTCGACTCGAAGGCGGAGTCGATCATCGACGCCGTCAACGCGAAGCTGACCTCGGACGAGCTCATCTCGATGAACTCGAAGAGCGTCAACGACAAGCAGTCGTCGAAGGTCATCGCCAAGGCGTTCCTCACGGATGCGGGTCTTCTGAAGTAG
- a CDS encoding cytochrome ubiquinol oxidase subunit I, with product MNALLDPLLLSRWQFGLTTVYHFLFVPLTIGMGFTVAVFQTAWHRTGRAHHLQLTKFFGRIFLINFAMGVVTGIVQEFQFGMNWSEYSRFVGDVFGAPLALEGLLAFFLEATFLGVWIFGWGKVPERLHLAAIWGATVGSIASAYFIIAANSFMQHPVGFVINQAKGRAELTDLWAVLTNKVALAAFPHTLFACFMVSAAVIIAVAAWHLHRNQHLDTMRPALRFGLWMMVAAGALTLLSGDQLGLAMVETQPMKMAAAEALYKTSTGFDASFSVFSLGTPNGSSEIFSIRVPYLLSFLSTHTFDGTVEGIDNLQAQYVSAYGPGDYSPIIWITYWSFRWMMGLGMVAILLSVVGLWITRGGRLPRNRWVWRAATWSFPLPLAAMVIGWVFTEMGRQPWLVFGLLKTSAGVSPGTTGVEVLLSLLAFTAIYATLAVVEFRLILRAAQKGPDEPTEIDETTGELRHEATVY from the coding sequence ATGAACGCCCTCCTCGACCCGCTGCTGCTCTCCCGGTGGCAGTTCGGCCTCACCACCGTCTACCACTTCCTGTTCGTCCCCCTGACGATCGGGATGGGCTTCACGGTCGCGGTGTTCCAGACGGCGTGGCACCGCACGGGTCGCGCCCACCACCTCCAGCTGACGAAGTTCTTCGGGAGGATCTTCCTCATCAACTTCGCCATGGGCGTCGTCACCGGCATCGTCCAGGAGTTCCAGTTCGGCATGAACTGGTCGGAGTACTCCCGCTTCGTCGGCGACGTGTTCGGCGCGCCCCTCGCCCTGGAGGGACTCCTCGCGTTCTTCCTGGAGGCGACGTTCCTCGGGGTGTGGATCTTCGGCTGGGGCAAGGTGCCGGAGCGGCTCCACCTCGCCGCGATCTGGGGCGCCACCGTCGGCAGCATCGCGAGCGCCTACTTCATCATCGCCGCGAACTCCTTCATGCAGCACCCGGTCGGTTTCGTCATCAACCAGGCGAAAGGCCGGGCCGAGCTCACCGACCTCTGGGCCGTCCTCACCAACAAGGTCGCCCTCGCCGCGTTCCCGCACACCCTGTTCGCCTGCTTCATGGTCTCCGCGGCCGTGATCATCGCGGTCGCGGCCTGGCACCTCCACCGCAACCAGCACCTCGACACGATGCGCCCGGCGCTCCGGTTCGGCCTCTGGATGATGGTCGCGGCAGGAGCCCTGACCCTCCTCTCCGGCGACCAGCTCGGCCTGGCCATGGTCGAGACGCAGCCGATGAAGATGGCCGCGGCCGAGGCGCTCTACAAGACCTCCACGGGGTTCGACGCCTCCTTCTCGGTGTTCAGCCTCGGGACTCCGAACGGCTCGAGCGAGATCTTCAGCATCCGCGTGCCGTACCTCCTGTCGTTCCTGTCGACGCACACCTTCGACGGGACCGTCGAGGGCATCGACAACCTGCAGGCCCAGTACGTCTCCGCCTACGGCCCCGGCGACTACTCGCCGATCATCTGGATCACCTACTGGTCGTTCCGCTGGATGATGGGCCTCGGCATGGTCGCGATCCTCCTCTCGGTCGTCGGCCTCTGGATCACGCGCGGCGGACGGCTCCCGCGGAACCGCTGGGTGTGGCGCGCCGCGACGTGGAGCTTCCCGCTCCCGCTGGCCGCGATGGTCATCGGCTGGGTCTTCACGGAGATGGGCAGGCAGCCCTGGCTCGTCTTCGGCCTCCTCAAGACCAGCGCGGGCGTCTCGCCCGGGACGACCGGGGTCGAGGTCCTCCTCTCGCTCCTGGCGTTCACCGCGATCTACGCGACGCTCGCGGTCGTCGAGTTCCGCCTCATCCTGCGGGCCGCCCAGAAGGGCCCCGACGAACCGACCGAGATCGACGAGACGACCGGCGAACTCCGCCACGAAGCGACGGTGTACTGA
- the cydB gene encoding cytochrome d ubiquinol oxidase subunit II encodes MTLPDVWFLLIGLFFTGYFVLDGFDFGVGMSMPFLARDDTDRRVLINTIGPVWDLNETWVIVAGAALFAAFPEWYATVFSGFYLPMLFILLALILRGVSFEYRHQRPEHRWKRTFDRMIFIGSVVPAFFWGLIFANLVRGMALDANFDYIGSFADLFNAYSIVGGLATLLLFFTHGAIFVSLKTDGDIRVRARRLAARAGVATIVVGGAFLLATSVAHGRPVSIALSAVAVVTLVVAYVANLRGREGVAFAFMATTIAVVVASLFAALFPNVLPATNDPANTMTVANAASGTYTLSVMSWIALVFVPLILAYQGFTYWIFRKRITRGIVPVGAH; translated from the coding sequence ATGACCCTGCCCGACGTCTGGTTCCTCCTGATCGGCCTGTTCTTCACGGGCTACTTCGTCCTCGACGGCTTCGACTTCGGGGTCGGCATGTCGATGCCGTTCCTCGCCCGCGACGACACCGACCGCAGAGTCCTCATCAACACGATCGGCCCGGTCTGGGATCTCAACGAGACCTGGGTGATCGTCGCCGGAGCCGCGCTGTTCGCCGCGTTCCCGGAGTGGTACGCGACCGTCTTCAGCGGGTTCTACCTGCCGATGCTCTTCATCCTGCTGGCCCTCATCCTGCGCGGCGTCTCGTTCGAGTACCGCCATCAGCGCCCGGAGCACCGGTGGAAGCGCACCTTCGACCGGATGATCTTCATCGGCTCGGTCGTCCCCGCGTTCTTCTGGGGGCTCATCTTCGCCAATCTCGTGCGCGGCATGGCCCTCGATGCGAACTTCGACTACATCGGCAGCTTCGCCGACCTCTTCAACGCCTACTCGATCGTGGGCGGCCTGGCGACGCTGCTGCTGTTCTTCACGCACGGCGCGATCTTCGTCTCGCTGAAGACCGACGGCGACATCCGCGTCCGGGCCCGCAGGCTCGCGGCGCGGGCCGGTGTCGCGACGATCGTGGTCGGCGGCGCGTTCCTCCTCGCCACCAGCGTCGCCCACGGTCGTCCGGTCTCGATCGCCCTGTCGGCCGTGGCCGTGGTCACGCTCGTCGTGGCGTACGTCGCGAACCTCCGGGGTCGCGAGGGCGTCGCTTTCGCCTTCATGGCCACGACCATCGCGGTGGTCGTCGCGAGCCTCTTCGCCGCGCTCTTCCCGAACGTCCTCCCGGCCACGAACGACCCCGCCAACACGATGACGGTGGCGAACGCGGCGAGCGGGACGTATACGCTGAGCGTCATGAGCTGGATCGCGCTCGTCTTCGTGCCCCTGATCCTGGCGTACCAGGGGTTCACCTACTGGATCTTCCGGAAGCGCATCACCCGGGGGATCGTCCCCGTCGGCGCGCACTGA